One genomic window of Acomys russatus chromosome 29, mAcoRus1.1, whole genome shotgun sequence includes the following:
- the Sdhb gene encoding succinate dehydrogenase [ubiquinone] iron-sulfur subunit, mitochondrial produces the protein MAAVVRVSLKRGLTGSALGRVSLQFQVCRGAQTAAAAAPRVKKFAIYRWDPDKSGDKPRMQTYEVDLNKCGPMVLDALIKIKNEVDSTLTFRRSCREGICGSCAMNINGGNTLACTRRIDTDLNKVSKIYPLPHMYVIKDLVPDLSNFYAQYKSIEPYLKKKDESQEGKQQYLQSIEDREKLDGLYECILCACCSTSCPSYWWNGDKYLGPAVLMQAYRWMIDSRDDFTEERLAKLQDPFSLYRCHTIMNCTQTCPKGLNPGKAIAEIKKMMATYKEKRALA, from the exons ATGGCGGCGGTGGTCCGGGTCTCCTTGAAGCGCGGCCTCACGGGTAGTGCTCTGGGCAGAGTCAGCCTGCAG TTTCAGGTCTGCCGAGGAGCACagacagctgctgctgcagctccccGAGTCAAAAAATTTGCCATTTACCGATGGGACCCAGACAAGAGTGGAGACAAACCCCGGATGCAGACTTATGAGGTTGATCTGAATAA GTGTGGACCTATGGTGTTGGATGCTTTAATCAAGATTAAGAATGAAGTTGATTCTACTTTGACCTTCCGAAGATCATGTAGAGAAG GGATCTGTGGCTCTTGTGCCATGAACATCAACGGAGGCAACACTCTGGCATGCACACGCAGGATCGACACGGACCTCAACAAAGTCTCAAAAATCTACCCTCTTCCGCATATGTATGTGATCAAGGATCTAGTCCCT gATCTGAGTAACTTCTACGCACAGTACAAATCCATTGAGCCCTATCTGAAGAAGAAGGACGAGTCCCAGGAGGGCAAGCAGCAGTACCTGCAGTCCATCGAGGACCGGGAGAAGCTG gATGGCTTGTATGAATGTATCCTGTGTGCCTGCTGCAGCACCAGCTGCCCCAGCTACTGGTGGAACGGAGACAAGTACCTGGGGCCTGCAGTTCTCATGCAG GCCTATCGCTGGATGATCGACTCCAGAGACGACTTCACAGAGGAGCGCCTGGCCAAGCTGCAGGACCCCTTCTCTCTCTACCGCTGCCACACCATCATGAACTGTACACAGACGTGCCCCAAG GGTCTGAATCCAGGGAAAGCGATTGCCGAAATCAAGAAGATGATGGCAACCTACAAggagaagagggcattggcttAA